The genomic interval GCGGGCGTCTCGTGTTCCCCGCGCGAGCGGGGATGAGCCCCCCGTCACGAGCGACGCCTGCTTGCCGTACACGTGTTCCCCGCGCGAGCGGGGATGAGCCTCGCTCGACCTGCTCGGCCTCAGCGGGCAGCAGGTGTTCCCCGCGCGAGCGGGGATGAGCCCCGTGTCAACCCGAGACGGGCAGCAGTTTCGCTGTGTTCCCCGCGCGAGCGGGGATGCGCCGCGCGAGATGACCGCCACCTTCACAGCCACCCTGTGTTCCCCGCGCGAGCGGGGATGAGCCGCCGGTTGAGACGAAGGCCGCGCCGGCGCCAACGTGTTCCCCGCGCGAGCGGGGATGAGCCCGGTGCCGGCTTCCCCGTGGTCACGCGCTGGCGGTGTTCCCCGCGCGAGCGGGGATGAGCCCGTGATCGCGACGTACGCCTTGATCGTCGAGGAGTGTTCCCCGCGCGAGCGGGGATGAGCCGCCCAACGGGTCCAAGGCCCCCGCGATCGGCATGTGTGCCGCGCCCGATCGGGCGTGAGTCGAGCACCCTCGAGCGTCCCCTGCGTCAGCGGTGGGAAAGCCGTCGGTCGGGCGGTCTCCCCATCGCCTTCCCCGGCCGCACCCAGTGCTGCTGGATTCTCAGCCCTCGGCGTCCGAGGTTCAGAGGTACTGCCCGGGCGAGGGCCGCCCGTCTTCCGCGCCGTGTGGCAGCCCGTGCGCTTCGGCTCCGCGGACGGCTTCGGGTCCTGCGGGTCCGGGGAATGCCCCGGGCGGGAGCCCGCGTCGCATCTGTGAGAGCTGCGCCTGTGCCGCCATCTGTTGTGCGACGAGTGCCGTCTGGATTCCGTGGAACAGTCCTTCGAGCCATCCGACGAGTTGCGCTTGCGCGATGCGTAGCTCGGCGTCCGACGGCGGTGTGCCGTCGTCGGCGAACGGCAGGGTGATGCGGTGGAGCTCGTCGACGAGGTCGGGGGAGAGGCCGCCCTCGAGCTCGTGCAGCGAGCGTTCGTGGATTCCGGCGAGGCGCGCGCGGGCGGCGTCGTCGAGCGGCGCGTCTCGGACCTCGTCGAGCAGTCGCTTGATCATGCCGCCGATGCGCATGACTTTGGCGGGCTCCTCGATGCGCGAGACCTCGTCGTCCTCTTCTTCGGGTTCGGGGGGTGTCTCGGCGGGCACGTCTTCGCCTTCGGGTGTGACGACGCGGTGCTCGTGTGGTTCGCCGCTGCTCGGGGTCTGCTCAGGCTCCGTCATGGCTCCATCCTCCCGCGCGCTCGCTCGCCTCGCCCTCGCCCGTTGGGGTTGGCGCGTGGTGGTGGGTCGTCTGCCGGCGCGTCATGGTTTCAGCAGGACCTTGCCGAAGGCTTCGCCGCTCTCCAGCAGTGCGAGCGCCGTGTCGGCGTCGGCGAGCGGCAGGCGGGCGTGGATCACGGGCCGCACACGTCCGTCGGCGACCATCGGCCATACGTGATCGCGCACGGCTGCGACGATCGCAGCCTTTTGTGCTGCGGTGCGGGAGCGCAGCGTGGTCCCGGTCACGGTGGCGCGTTTGGTCAGCAGGGCGTTGAGGTCGAGCTCGCCGCGCCGGCCCTGCTGCAGGCCGATGACGACGAGTCGTCCCTCGGGCGCGAGCGCTCGCACGTTGTCGGGCAGTGCGCGTCCGCCCAGGACGTCGAGCACGACGTCGGCGCCGCGGCCGGACGTGGCGGCGCGCACGGCGGCGACGAAGTCCTCACGGCGGTGGTCGACGACGACGTCGGCGCCGAGCGCGCGGACGCGTGCGGCCCGTTCGGGGCCGCCGGCGGTCGCGACGACATGTGCCCCGAGCGCTTTCGCGAGCTGGACTGCGATGGTCCCGACGCCGCCCGACCCGCCTTGGACGAGCACCCACTCGCCGGGCTTCAGGCGCGCGGTGTCGACGAGGTTGGTCCAGGCGGTGCACACGGCTTCGGGTAGCCCGCCGGCGTCCACGAGGTCGACGCCGACGGGCGCCGGCAGGGTCTGGGCGGCGCGTGCGACGGCGAGCTCGGCGTAGCCTCCGCCCTCCAGCAGCGCGACGACCGGGTCGCCGACACGCGGCCACGACACGCCGTCGCCTGTTGTGGCGACGATCCCTGCGATCTCGAGGCCCGGCCGGTCGGGCGCCCCGGGTGGCGGCGGGTATTTCCCGGCGCGTTGTAGCAGGTCAGCCCGATTCACGCCAGCGGAAGCGACGGCGATGACGACGTCGCCGCTGCCCGGTTCGGGTGTGTTTGCGTGAGAAAGGAGGAGTTTCCCTCCGTCGCCTTGGGACGATATCGTGACCGCTCGCACACCCGGAGCCTACCCACGCGCGCCTCGGATCAGGCGTTTCGCGCCGGGCGTGTGCACGGACCACGTGCCGCGGACGTGCCGCGGGCAAAGGAAGGCAGGCCACATGCTCCGCCGGTTGGGTGTTCGCGGGAAGTTCCTTGCGACCCTTGCGATGCCGATCTTCGTGCTCGCGCTCGGTGCCGGATGGCTCTCGTGGTCATCGTTGAGGGAATCGTCCGTCGCCGCGCAGACTTCCGCGCTCGTCAACTCGCTCGCGCAGCAGGACCGCGCCGGGTCCGCGGTCGCTGCGGAGCGCTCGCTCAACCTCGCGGCGTCGATGGGCGTCCCTGGCGCCAAGGAGGGCCTGGCCGCGGCGGTCGAGGAGACGGGCGACGCGCTCGACGAGCGTACGAAGGCGTTCGCGGCTCTCCGCATCGAGGCCCTCGACCCGCGTGTGCGGGGCGCCGTCGCGAAGACGCTCGCGGACCGCCCGCGGATCGAGCAGCTTCAGAAGCAGGTCGTCGAAGGCACGATCTCGGAGTCCGCCGCGACGGCCGCGTACACGGAGTTCATCGAGAACGCGCTCGACGTCGCCCGTGAGGTCGCGGGCACGACGGCCGACCGTGAGCTCGCGCGGCGCCTGGGGGCGTACGTCGACGCGGACGAGGCGATGCTCGCGATCGTGCTGGAGCGCCCGATCGTGGGCGGGCTGCTGGCGAGTGCGGATGCCGGCCCGTTGTCGGCCGCTGCGATGGCGCGTGTGACGTCGGCGATCGAGACCACGAACGCCAAGGTCGCCGTCGCGCAGCGCGAGCTCGTTCGCCTCCCCGGCTACCACCAGCTCCCACCGATCGACGGCCGCCTGGGGACGGTCCGCAGCGCGCTGGTCCGTGCGGACCTGGAGAGCGCTCGCCCGTTCCTCGTCGCCCAGGGGTGGAACGAGCTTTCGGAGCAGTGGGTGGGTGCGGCTCAGCCCGTGCGTGACACGGTCCGCAACGAGACCCGCGACTACGCCTCGGGGAGCTCGGACGACTCGCGTGGCCGGGCGCTGCTCACGGTGGTCGGCGCCTTCGGCATCGTCGGGTTCTCGCTGCTGATCGCCCTGGTCATCGCGGGCCGGATCGTCCTGCCGCTGCGCCGTCTGACTGCGGCGACCGCCGAGATCCGCGACCGCCTTCCGCGCATGGTCGAGCAGATGGCGGTCCCTGGTCAGGCGCCGTCGGTGGATCTGTTCGAGGTCCCGATCGAGTCGCGTGACGAGATCGGACGCCTCGCCCAGTCCTTCAACGACGTCAACGCGACCACGATCGCCGTGGCACGGGAGCAGGCCGCGCTGCGCGGCTCGATCGCCGAGATGTTCGTCAACGTCGCTCGCCGCGACCAGGTGCTGCTCAACCGCCAGCTCGCGTTCCTCGACGAGCTGGAGCGCTCGGAGGAGGACCCGACGACGCTGTCGAACCTCTTCCGCCTCGACCACCTCGCGACGCGGATGCGCCGCAACGCCGAGTCGCTGCTGGTGCTTGCGGGGATCGACTCGGGGCGCCGCGTGCGCCAGCCGATGCCGGTGTCCGACGTGATCCGCACCGCATCGTCCGAGATCGAGCTCTACGACCGCGTGCGGCTCGACCTGCAGACGGACCCGTTGATGCTCGGTCACAACGCCCTGACGGCGGCCCATCTGCTGGCGGAGCTGCTGGAGAACGCGACGTTGTTCTCCGAGCCGCACACCCAGGTCGAGGTCTCTGCCCTTCGCGACGAGCGCGGCGTCGTCGTCACGGTGCGTGACCACGGCCTCGGGATGACCGCGCAGGAGGTTGCGGACGCGAACGCCAAGGTCGCCAGCCGCGCCGCGCAGGACGCCGTCGGGGCGCAGCGCCTGGGCCTGTTCGTCGTGGGCCGGCTCGCGGACCGCCTCGGGGCGGTCATCGGCTTCGGCCCCGGTCCCGACGGCGCGGGGACGCTCGTCACCGTCGTGCTGCCCGCGGGACTGTTCGTCCCGGACGGCTCGATGCCGCTGCCGCAGCCGACCGACCCGCTCGACGTGAGCACCCAGCGCACGGTCGCGGACCTCGGTCAGGCCGTCGCCTTCGACGAGGTCACGTCGGCCGCGTTCGGCCAGGTCGCTCCTGCCGAGCCGGCCGTCGCGCCAGCCGTGGCAGTCCCTGAGCCTGTCGTGCAGCCGGAGGCTCCGGTCGCCGTCCCGGTGGACCTCGACGCGCTCACGGACGGCACGACGGCGGCGGGCATGCCGCGTCGGCGCACGACCCGCGCCGAGCCCGGGCCGGCCACCGGTCCCGTCCTGCCGCCGATCTCGGCGCCGGACCTCGCCCCCGACCTGGGCGGCGGGGAGGAGTGGGTGCCGGCGTCGAGCCCGCAGGCGGGGGAGGGTGCGCTGCCGAGCCGTCGGCGTACCGAGGTCCGGACGACGTCCGAGCCCGTGTCCTCGCCGGTCGTCGCGGTCGATCAGCGCACGGGCCTGTTCACGAGCTTCCGCTCGCTCACGGACCTTGAGTCGACGTCGGCCGCCGCGGACTCGATGCACCTCGGGGCGGCAGACGACGGCCCGACGACGCTGCCCGGCGCGTGGGCCACGTCGCCGAGCGCGGCAGCACCGAGCACCGCGGGCGCGACCCCGGCCCACCAGCAGGCAGGGATGCCGTTCGCCGACCCGACCGGCGTGACGCCTGGGCTCGAGGTTGCGCCCGAGACGCACACGACCGCCCCGGAGCCGGCTGAGGCCACGGAGGTCGTTCCGCTCGCCGTGGAAGCGTCGGTGACGCCAACTGCGGCACCGACTGCGGCACCAACTGCGGCACCGAGTGTGGACGGCGTCGCCGACATCGCGGCGTTCGACGACATCATCTCCGACGCCCCCTCCGGCCGGACCGCCAGCGAGCAGCGCGGCCACGCGCGGCGACGGCGCGGGCTGTTCGGTCGGCGCCCGGACGACGCGGCGACGCAGCCGGACCCGGCCGTGCCCGGCGTGGCACGGACCGTCGACGAGCGGACGGTGCCCCAACCGCATGCGACGCTCGCCGAGACCGCGGGCGCCGCAGGAGAGACTGCGGCCGGCTTCTCGCTGGAGCCGCCGGCAACGCCGTCCGTCTGGACGGCGCCCGCGTCGGCATCCGAGCGGGGCGACCTCTACGCGGCGGCGCCGGTTCCGCCCCAGGCGGGTGCGCCCGACTCCGGTGCGTTCGCTCCCGCCTCGGCCGGATCGCAGACGCCGGCGCGGCCCTCCTCGGAGGCGGACGCGAGCCTCGGTGTCCCGGGCGCGACGCTCGCACCGGCGGTCGGCCCGGGCACCCGCGTTCGGCCCTCCGCACCTGAGGAACAGCGCAGCACCACGCCCGCTGAGACCGCTGCGGTGCCTCCGGTGTGGGACGGCGACGTGGCGACGTCGCTGGACCCTTCTGCGAACGCAGGGCGCTGGGAGACCTCCGACGAAGGGGACTCGTCGAGGTTGACGTGGCTCGGGGCCAGTTCGAGTGCCGGGCGCGGCGGGTCGGTGCTGCCGTTGCGCTCCGCGCAGCCCGACGTTCCGGCGGTAGGCGGGCTCGACCCGTACGACGTCCCCGACACCGTTGAGGCGCGCTCGGAGTGGATGGCCTCGGCCGTCCTGTATGAGGAGATGTCGGCGTTGCTGCGTCGAGGCGCTTTCGCCGAGGCCAGGGCCACGTCCGGGCCTGGGGACGTCTACCAGCCGGTGGCCGTCGCGGTGGCTGCGCCCGCGGGCCTCGCACGCCGCATCGGCCGCACCACGGCCGGCGCGGCCGTTGACCGTTTCACGGCCCGCATCGAACGAGACCCAGAGCAGCTTCGCGCACGATTGACGGCTTACCAGGCCGCGACGGCGCGCGGCCGGGCAGCGGACGAGGGTCAGGGCCCCTCGACGTGAACCCGAGCACCGTGAATGATGGCGACCACCCGGCGCCACGACGAGGAGGAAGCGTGACTCTCAGCACCGAGGCAACCAATTTCGGATGGCTTCTCGACAACTTTGTGCGCACCGTCCCCGGCAGTCGGCACACGCTGGTGGTCTCCGCCGACGGCCTGCTCATGGCGATGTCCGACCAGCTCGACCGCACAAGTGGCGACCAGCTCGCCGCCATCGTCTCCGGCATGTCGAGCCTGACGCGTGGGGCGTCGCGTCAACTGCACGGTGGCAACGTGAGACAAGCGATCGTCGAGATGGACAACGGTTTCCTGTTCTTGATGAACGTCTCGAACGGCTCGGTCTTGGCAGTCATTGCGGAGTCGTCGTGCGACATCGGCCTGATCGGCTACGAGATGGCTCTGCTCGTGACCCGTACGGAACAGACGCTGACTCCTCAGCTCATTTCCGAGATGCGCGGCAACCTGCCCGTCGAGGGCGCGCAGCGCGCGGCGACAGTGGGATGAGGTAGCGCCGATGCCCTACGGTCCTCCCGGCCCGGCAAGCCACGCTTCTCGCGCGGCGGACGGCTACGAAGCAGCGACGGTGCGTCCCTACGCCGTCACCGGCGGACGGGTGCGCTCGGCCCTGTCCGATCTTCCGTTGGAGGCTCTCGTCGAGGTCCTCCCGGGCGCCGTCGCGAGCCGCGGGCTGACGCCGGAGAAGCGTGCCATCTTGCAGCACGCTGCTCACACCTACGTCTCGGTCGCCGAGCTCTCGGCCCTGCTGCGCCTGCCCGTCGGAGTCGTGCGGATCCTCGTGGCCGACATGCAAGAAGACGGGCAGCTCACCGTGCACACGTCGGCGCCGGTCAACGTCCACACCGGGCACGGCAACACCCAGTCAGGGCTGTCCCTGAGCGTCTTGGAGAGTGTTCTCAATGGCATTTCCGCCCTCTGACCGCGCGAACGGCCAGGCGAGCGGCGGTCTCGCTCCGGCGTGGGCCCCGGTCAGCGGGGGCACGTCCTCGGGCCCCCAGTCGGCAGAGGCGCCGTCCGCCCCTGCGAACGCGCCCGCTGCCCCCCTGAGCGGACGAGCGTCCTGGGCGGTGCCGCGACGCCGTCGCCGCCCCCCGCGACGTCGGCCCGGAGCGTAGGTGCGACAGCGCCCGTTGCACCCGCTTCTGCGGTGCCGGCTTCTGCGGTGCCGGCTTCTGCGGTGCCGGCTTCTGCGGTGCCGGCGGCTGCCGTGCAGGCCCCGGTTGTGCAGACCCCCGTTGTGCAGGCCCCCGCGGGGCCGGCCCCCGCGGTGCAGGCCCCCGCGGTGCCGGCCGCTGCCGTTCAGTTCCCCGCGGTGCCGGCCCCCGCCGCCGCAGGCGTCGCCCCGCCGGTCCTGTCGCGACCGGCACCCGCGCGCGCGTCGACGGCGCCGGCGGCGCCTCCCGCCGCGAGCAACGCCGCGCGGGTCGCTCCGACCGTCGTGAAGATCGTGGTCGCGGGTGGCTTCGCCGTCGGCAAGACGACGTTCATCGGCTCCATCTCCGACGTCGAGCCGCTGAACACCGAGGCGGCGATGACGGAGCACTCGGTGGGTGTCGACGACGCCGGCGGCGTCAGCGACCGCAAGACGTCGACGACGGTGGCCATGGACTTCGGTCGCGTCGCGCTACCCGGCAACCTGTGGCTCTACCTGTTCGGGACCCCGGGCCAGGACCGCTTCTTGTTCATGTGGGACGACCTGGTCCGCGGCGCGATCGGTGCCGTCGTCCTCGTCGACACCGATCGCCTGGAGCAGTGCTTCCCGGCGATCGACTACTTCGAGTCGCGCGGCATCCCGTTCGTCGTCGGCGTCAACTGCTTCGACGGCATCGCCAAGCACCGCCTGGAGGACGTGCGCGAGGCGCTCCAGATCCCGGCGCACGTGCCGATGCTCTACACGGACGCACGGTCGCGAGCCGCGACCAAGCAGACGCTGATCTCGCTGGTCCAGCTCGCGATGCGCCAGCTTCGCTCGGGCGGCCAATGACGTGACGGCGCGGGTGGATTCGGTCGAGCGGATCGGAGCCCCCCGCGTCCGCCCGCGGACGGCGACGCCATGGTCACCCTGGCGGTGCCGTGCGCTCGGCGCGACCTGCGGCACCCCGGCGCCGTCGCGCAGCACGGACGGCGGGGGAGCCCGCGAAAGGCCGGTCGACCTGGCGTTTTGCCAGGTCAGAAGGCACGGCTGGTAGACTGCCGGACCACCGGGAGGGCTGCCAGAGCGGCCGAATGGGACGGTCTTGAAAACCGTTGTGCAGCAATGCACCAAGGGTTCGAATCCCTTGCCCTCCGCAGAGCCCCGCCCGCCAGTGCCTGGCGGGCGGGGAAGGCGTTCGCCGAACGCCTCCGGCTCGCCGTCGCGGCCGGTCTCGGGCGATCATGACCCCGTGACCACCGAGGAGCCGCAGGGCGGCACGGCCGGCGAGGCCGGGCTTGAGCCAGTGGAACTGATTCGGCAGTCCGGGACGGTGCAGCGCACCGGCCGTCTTGCCCTCGCTGCCGGCCATGGCAGCTACCGCGTGAAGTCCCACA from Xylanimonas allomyrinae carries:
- a CDS encoding GTP-binding protein; its protein translation is MKIVVAGGFAVGKTTFIGSISDVEPLNTEAAMTEHSVGVDDAGGVSDRKTSTTVAMDFGRVALPGNLWLYLFGTPGQDRFLFMWDDLVRGAIGAVVLVDTDRLEQCFPAIDYFESRGIPFVVGVNCFDGIAKHRLEDVREALQIPAHVPMLYTDARSRAATKQTLISLVQLAMRQLRSGGQ
- a CDS encoding bacterial proteasome activator family protein, with translation MTEPEQTPSSGEPHEHRVVTPEGEDVPAETPPEPEEEDDEVSRIEEPAKVMRIGGMIKRLLDEVRDAPLDDAARARLAGIHERSLHELEGGLSPDLVDELHRITLPFADDGTPPSDAELRIAQAQLVGWLEGLFHGIQTALVAQQMAAQAQLSQMRRGLPPGAFPGPAGPEAVRGAEAHGLPHGAEDGRPSPGQYL
- a CDS encoding NAD(P)H-quinone oxidoreductase, whose protein sequence is MRAVTISSQGDGGKLLLSHANTPEPGSGDVVIAVASAGVNRADLLQRAGKYPPPPGAPDRPGLEIAGIVATTGDGVSWPRVGDPVVALLEGGGYAELAVARAAQTLPAPVGVDLVDAGGLPEAVCTAWTNLVDTARLKPGEWVLVQGGSGGVGTIAVQLAKALGAHVVATAGGPERAARVRALGADVVVDHRREDFVAAVRAATSGRGADVVLDVLGGRALPDNVRALAPEGRLVVIGLQQGRRGELDLNALLTKRATVTGTTLRSRTAAQKAAIVAAVRDHVWPMVADGRVRPVIHARLPLADADTALALLESGEAFGKVLLKP
- a CDS encoding DUF742 domain-containing protein; the protein is MPYGPPGPASHASRAADGYEAATVRPYAVTGGRVRSALSDLPLEALVEVLPGAVASRGLTPEKRAILQHAAHTYVSVAELSALLRLPVGVVRILVADMQEDGQLTVHTSAPVNVHTGHGNTQSGLSLSVLESVLNGISAL
- a CDS encoding roadblock/LC7 domain-containing protein, yielding MTLSTEATNFGWLLDNFVRTVPGSRHTLVVSADGLLMAMSDQLDRTSGDQLAAIVSGMSSLTRGASRQLHGGNVRQAIVEMDNGFLFLMNVSNGSVLAVIAESSCDIGLIGYEMALLVTRTEQTLTPQLISEMRGNLPVEGAQRAATVG
- a CDS encoding sensor histidine kinase is translated as MPIFVLALGAGWLSWSSLRESSVAAQTSALVNSLAQQDRAGSAVAAERSLNLAASMGVPGAKEGLAAAVEETGDALDERTKAFAALRIEALDPRVRGAVAKTLADRPRIEQLQKQVVEGTISESAATAAYTEFIENALDVAREVAGTTADRELARRLGAYVDADEAMLAIVLERPIVGGLLASADAGPLSAAAMARVTSAIETTNAKVAVAQRELVRLPGYHQLPPIDGRLGTVRSALVRADLESARPFLVAQGWNELSEQWVGAAQPVRDTVRNETRDYASGSSDDSRGRALLTVVGAFGIVGFSLLIALVIAGRIVLPLRRLTAATAEIRDRLPRMVEQMAVPGQAPSVDLFEVPIESRDEIGRLAQSFNDVNATTIAVAREQAALRGSIAEMFVNVARRDQVLLNRQLAFLDELERSEEDPTTLSNLFRLDHLATRMRRNAESLLVLAGIDSGRRVRQPMPVSDVIRTASSEIELYDRVRLDLQTDPLMLGHNALTAAHLLAELLENATLFSEPHTQVEVSALRDERGVVVTVRDHGLGMTAQEVADANAKVASRAAQDAVGAQRLGLFVVGRLADRLGAVIGFGPGPDGAGTLVTVVLPAGLFVPDGSMPLPQPTDPLDVSTQRTVADLGQAVAFDEVTSAAFGQVAPAEPAVAPAVAVPEPVVQPEAPVAVPVDLDALTDGTTAAGMPRRRTTRAEPGPATGPVLPPISAPDLAPDLGGGEEWVPASSPQAGEGALPSRRRTEVRTTSEPVSSPVVAVDQRTGLFTSFRSLTDLESTSAAADSMHLGAADDGPTTLPGAWATSPSAAAPSTAGATPAHQQAGMPFADPTGVTPGLEVAPETHTTAPEPAEATEVVPLAVEASVTPTAAPTAAPTAAPSVDGVADIAAFDDIISDAPSGRTASEQRGHARRRRGLFGRRPDDAATQPDPAVPGVARTVDERTVPQPHATLAETAGAAGETAAGFSLEPPATPSVWTAPASASERGDLYAAAPVPPQAGAPDSGAFAPASAGSQTPARPSSEADASLGVPGATLAPAVGPGTRVRPSAPEEQRSTTPAETAAVPPVWDGDVATSLDPSANAGRWETSDEGDSSRLTWLGASSSAGRGGSVLPLRSAQPDVPAVGGLDPYDVPDTVEARSEWMASAVLYEEMSALLRRGAFAEARATSGPGDVYQPVAVAVAAPAGLARRIGRTTAGAAVDRFTARIERDPEQLRARLTAYQAATARGRAADEGQGPST